Proteins encoded together in one Yersinia mollaretii ATCC 43969 window:
- a CDS encoding metallophosphoesterase: MADGTVKDRFEDVEPLAKLKAPDGVYAITGNHEYYFNAGEWVTAYTHLGLRFLNNSHVRIYRGQASFVLAGVTDDIAAQHGGIAPSLRQALRRTAATDTVILLDHKPINARLSAVEGVALQLSGHTHGGMIRGLDLAAALANNGFISGQYQVGNMILYVSNGAGLWNGFPLRLGRPSEITHIRLHTKAG, from the coding sequence TTGGCTGACGGTACGGTCAAAGACCGGTTTGAAGACGTGGAGCCCCTGGCTAAACTGAAAGCCCCCGACGGGGTCTATGCCATTACCGGCAATCATGAATATTATTTCAATGCCGGAGAATGGGTTACAGCCTACACACATCTTGGCCTTCGCTTTCTCAACAACAGCCATGTGCGCATTTATCGTGGTCAGGCGTCTTTCGTCCTGGCTGGCGTGACCGATGACATTGCCGCGCAGCACGGCGGGATTGCACCTTCTCTCAGGCAGGCTCTCAGGAGAACGGCAGCTACGGATACCGTGATATTGCTCGACCATAAGCCCATTAATGCCAGGCTAAGTGCAGTGGAAGGCGTTGCCCTTCAGCTTTCAGGACATACGCATGGTGGGATGATCCGCGGACTGGATCTTGCGGCTGCACTGGCAAATAACGGATTCATTTCCGGACAATATCAGGTGGGCAACATGATTTTGTATGTCAGTAACGGCGCGGGTTTGTGGAATGGATTTCCCCTTCGTTTGGGCAGGCCCTCTGAAATAACGCACATCCGTTTGCACACAAAGGCGGGCTGA
- a CDS encoding LysR family transcriptional regulator has product MPVRPLSRLSRSDLADLNAFRAVERLKSFTKAAVELGITTSALSHAIRNLETRLGVRLLNRTSRTVAATEAGASLAMRLNVGFREIGEALDEINRLRDRPVGRLRLNILSDSARLIMARHLPKFLNQFPDVEVEISVDDRMVDIVSEGFDAGIRFGGTVPEDLVAINLGEELKWVAVASPHYLYRRPIPITPEDLRSHACIQLRTGQGTIYKWEFRKGEEERVIDVPGKVCVSETELAIELALASAGIAYCLEDRVATYLKSGSLRVILPEWSPVEPAMQLYYPGHRRIPQGLPELINLLREEIEAETVLKNSPV; this is encoded by the coding sequence ATGCCAGTCAGACCATTATCACGACTTTCCCGCAGCGATCTCGCGGACCTCAATGCCTTCCGGGCGGTAGAGCGATTAAAAAGCTTCACGAAAGCCGCGGTTGAACTGGGTATCACAACCTCCGCGCTCAGCCACGCCATACGTAATCTGGAAACCCGCCTTGGGGTGCGTTTACTAAACCGAACCAGCCGCACTGTGGCCGCGACTGAAGCCGGGGCTAGCCTTGCCATGAGACTCAATGTGGGATTCCGGGAAATTGGTGAAGCCCTTGATGAGATAAACCGGTTAAGAGACCGCCCAGTAGGCAGGCTCCGGTTAAATATCCTGAGCGACAGCGCCCGCTTGATCATGGCACGCCATTTACCCAAGTTCCTTAACCAGTTTCCTGACGTAGAGGTAGAAATCAGCGTTGATGACCGGATGGTCGATATCGTGTCAGAAGGATTTGATGCCGGGATCCGCTTCGGCGGTACAGTCCCGGAAGACCTGGTGGCTATCAATCTGGGAGAAGAACTTAAATGGGTCGCTGTCGCGTCCCCTCACTATCTTTACCGACGGCCGATACCCATTACCCCGGAAGATCTGCGTTCTCATGCCTGCATTCAGCTCCGGACGGGCCAGGGGACTATTTACAAATGGGAGTTCAGGAAAGGAGAAGAAGAGCGTGTTATCGACGTGCCCGGAAAGGTATGCGTCAGTGAAACAGAGTTAGCCATCGAACTGGCTCTTGCCAGTGCGGGGATCGCATACTGCCTGGAGGACAGGGTGGCAACATATTTAAAGAGTGGCAGCCTGAGGGTAATCCTGCCAGAGTGGTCCCCTGTCGAACCGGCGATGCAGCTCTACTATCCAGGGCATCGGCGTATCCC